The following coding sequences lie in one Labrus bergylta chromosome 5, fLabBer1.1, whole genome shotgun sequence genomic window:
- the ell2 gene encoding RNA polymerase II elongation factor ELL2, which yields MLKPQRDDGGGLVKMAALSEDGRYGLNCGPESADRVTVLHVKLTETALRAIESHQNCMNVSSLRPTIQFKGLQGRIKIPKTESSPDNFHSFDFYLSNVGKDNPQGSFECIHQYMSSSGASHLALLATVQDKVTVCATNDSYQVTRDRMAQAVEDTRERGTKVIKPGGQYRGKQVHIRKPALSAPDVVPERKRSTPINPANTIRKCLSNNPVSQRPFRDRIIHLLALRSYKKLEVLARLQRDGINQKDRNSLGTTLQQVANLNPKDNTYSLKDFIFRDVQRDWPGYSEDEKTQIDRILARKLGLPTETPLSSNSPKDNAPTSPQKRPPDLDFFDPLAPKKARISHLSNRGPAASSSSSSTERREDEGSPNSKRSSLPSNITSGPPTHLPVSSHPPAPSHQQPSPASHSNSPSTPEGCGTQDLPIDQSSSCRDPSPSPFPPDRTLPDRFRHPVPVPRPAISPSPPPPPPLPPPPPLCTSLTVTSTVISSPPSSSSTNKKFKKKSKKHKEKDREREKGKRTERDTRSPPSEETRKAKKRRSAEEESREVIEKNPPKDQDSSVKEKPVQSTEFSSTNEIPDYVVKYMPLVSMDQRQSFKDDFNAEYDEYRLLHARVENINRRFTQLDAQCRKLPPGTKEYQKVQEEVLKEYKKMKQRSPNYHGDKQRCEYLHNKLAHIKRLIADFDQRRAQAWC from the exons AATGTATCTTCTTTGCGGCCAACAATACAGTTCAAGGGACTCCAAGGG cgCATCAAGATCCCCAAGACTGAGTCCTCCCCTGACAACTTCCACAGTTTTGATTTTTACCTGTCTAATGTGGGCAAGGACAACCCTCAGGGAAGCTTTGAGTGCATCCATCAGTACATGTCCAG CTCAGGGGCCTCACACCTGGCATTGTTGGCAACCGTACAGGACAAGGTCACTGTATGCGCCACTAATGactcttaccaggtgacccggGACCGCATGGCCCAGGCGGTGGAAGACACTCGTGAACGTGGGACCAAAGTCATCAAGCCTGGAGGCCAGTACAGAG GAAAGCAGGTGCATATCCGTAAGCCGGCACTATCAGCCCCTGATGTGGTCCCGGAGCGCAAACGCTCCACACCCATCAACCCAGCCAACACTATTCGTAAGTGCCTTTCCAATAACCCTGTGTCCCAGCGGCCTTTCCGGGACCGCATCATCCACCTGCTGGCGCTGAGGTCTTACAAGAAGCTGGAGGTACTCGCCCGTTTGCAGCGGGACGGTATCAACCAAAAGGATCGGAACTCATTGGGGACCACCCTGCAACAG gtgGCAAACTTGAACCCCAAAGACAACACATACTCATTGAAGGATTTTATATTTCGTGATGTCCAGCGAGACTGGCCTGGGTACTCTGAGGATGAGAAGACCCAGATTGACAGGATCCTGGCTCG CAAATTAGGTCTTCCTACTGAGACCCCTTTGTCAAGCAATTCTCCCAAAGACAATGCCCCCACATCCCCTCAG AAGCGGCCTCCAGACTTGGACTTCTTTGACCCTTTGGCACCCAAGAAAGCCCGCATCTCCCACCTCAGTAATCGAGGGCCAGCCGcatcttcttcctcatcctccacTGAGCGCCGGGAGGACGAGGGCAGCCCCAACTCTAAACGCTCGTCCCTTCCCTCCAACATCACCTCAGGCCCTCCCACTCATCTCCCCGTCTCGTCCCACCCTCCTGCCCCCTCTCACCAGCAGCCCAGCCCAGCCTCCCACTCCAACTCACCTAGCACCCCGGAGGGCTGTGGCACCCAGGACCTGCCCATAGACCAGAGTTCCTCTTGCAGAGACCCTTCTCCCAGCCCTTTCCCCCCTGACAGGACCCTGCCGGACCGCTTCCGTcaccctgtccctgtccccAGACCAGCCATCTCCCcaagccctcctcctcctcctccccttcctcctcctcctcctctgtgcacGTCACTCACAGTTACCTCCACTGTCATCAGCAGCCCTCCCTCGTCCAGCAGCACCAACaagaagtttaaaaagaaatccaaaaagcacaaagagaaggatcgggagagggagaaagggaaaCGGACTGAAAGAGACACCAGAAGTCCTCCAAGTGAAGAAACTCGTAAAGCAAAAAAGAGACGCAGTGctgaggaggagagcagagaagtTATTGAAAAGAATCCTCCAAAAGATCAAG ATTCTTCAGTTAAAGAAAAGCCAGTCCAATCCACTGAATTCTCCTCCACAAATGAGATACCCGACTATGTAGT GAAGTACATGCCATTGGTGTCCATGGACCAGAGACAAAGCTTCAAGGACGACTTCAACGCAGAGTATGATGAGTACCGCCTGCTGCACGCCCGCGTGGAGAACATCAACCGCCGCTTCACCCAGCTGGATGCTCAGTGCAGGAAGCTGCCACCCGGCACAAAAGAATACCAG AAGGTGCAAGAAGAAGTCCTTAAAGAGTACAAAAAGATGAAACAA cGCAGCCCCAACTACCACGGGGATAAACAGCGCTGCGAGTACCTGCACAACAAGTTGGCCCACATCAAGCGGCTAATAGCTGATTTTGACCAGCGCAGAGCCCAGGCCTGGTGCTGA
- the glrx gene encoding glutaredoxin-1: protein MAQQFVQTKIKGDKVVLFIKPTCSFCIKAKDVLSKYKFKPGHLEFIDISGRSDMANMQDYFMELTGARTVPRVFIGEECVGGGSDVEALHKSGKLESMLQSIGALQ, encoded by the exons ATGGCGCAGCAGTTTGTTCAGACTAAGATTAAAGGAGACAAAGTGGTGTTGTTCATCAAGCCCACCTGCTCCTTCTGCATCAAGGCTAAAGATGTTTTGTCGAAATACAAGTTCAAGCCTGGACATCTGGAGTTCATTGATATCAGTGGACGCAGCGACATGGCCAACATGCAAGACTACTTCATGGAACTTACCGGAGCCCGCACG GTCCCACGGGTGTTCATCGGTGAAGAGTGTGTTGGAGGCGGCAGCGACGTAGAGGCACTGCATAAGAGTGGCAAACTAGAGAGTATGCTGCAGTCCATTGGAGCCTTGCAGTGA